The genomic window CCTCACCACGGTGTACCACTTCCTCTTCGTTCCGATCACGATCGGGCTCGCCACCTCGGCCGCCGTCTTCCAGACCGCCTGGTACCGCACCGGCAAGCTCGAGTACCTGCGGATCACCCGGTTCTTCGGCAACATCTTCCTGATCAACTTCGCGATGGGCGTCGTCACCGGCATCGTGCAGGAGTTCCAGTTCGGCATGAACTGGTCGGAGTACTCGCGGTTCGTCGGAGACGTGTTCGGCGCGCCCCTCGCGCTCGAGGGCCTGCTGGCGTTCTTCTTCGAGGCGACGTTCATCGGCCTCTGGATCTTCGGCTGGGACAAGCTGCCACGCGGAGTGCACCTCGCGACGATCTGGTGCGTCGCGGTCGGCACGATCCTCTCGGCCTACTTCATCATCGCCGCGAACGCGTTCATGCAGAACCCGGTGGGGTACGAGATGAACGCGGAGGCCGGGCGGGCCGAGCTCGTCGACATCGGGGCGTTGCTCACGAATCCCGTGGCGCTGGCAGCGTTCCCGCATACGATCGCGGCATCCTTCATGGTGGCCGCCGGCCTCATCATCTCGGCCGCGGCCTGGCACCTCGCGCGCGGACAGCACCTCGACACCATGCGGCCGGCCCTGAAGTTCGGCCTGTGGACGATGGTCGGATCCGCGATCCTCACCACGCTGTTCGGCGACCAGCTGAGCCTCGCGATGGTGGCGACGCAACCCATGAAGATGGCCGCCGCTGAGGCGACGTACGACACCGTGTGCGGCGCGGACGCCTCGTTCTCGCTGTTCACCCTCGGGACGCCGGACGGCACCACGGAGCTCTTCTCGATCCGAGTGCCCTACCTCCTGTCGTTCCTCTCGACGCACACGTTCGACGGCTGCGTGGAGGGCATCAACGACCTGCAGGCCCAGTACCAGGAGCTGTACGGACCGGGCGACTACACGCCGATCATCTGGGTCACCTACTGGTCGTTCCGTTGGATGATCGGACTCGGCCTCGCGCACGCCGCGGTCGCCGTCGTCGGCCTCTGGCTCACGCGCAAGGGCCGGCTGCCCAAGCAGCGCTGGGTGTGGGCCATCGCGATCTGGAGCTTCCCGCTGTCGCTGCTCGCGATGATCGTCGGCTGGATCTTCACCGAGAT from Agromyces sp. LHK192 includes these protein-coding regions:
- a CDS encoding cytochrome ubiquinol oxidase subunit I, which gives rise to MNDLLDPLLLARWQFGLTTVYHFLFVPITIGLATSAAVFQTAWYRTGKLEYLRITRFFGNIFLINFAMGVVTGIVQEFQFGMNWSEYSRFVGDVFGAPLALEGLLAFFFEATFIGLWIFGWDKLPRGVHLATIWCVAVGTILSAYFIIAANAFMQNPVGYEMNAEAGRAELVDIGALLTNPVALAAFPHTIAASFMVAAGLIISAAAWHLARGQHLDTMRPALKFGLWTMVGSAILTTLFGDQLSLAMVATQPMKMAAAEATYDTVCGADASFSLFTLGTPDGTTELFSIRVPYLLSFLSTHTFDGCVEGINDLQAQYQELYGPGDYTPIIWVTYWSFRWMIGLGLAHAAVAVVGLWLTRKGRLPKQRWVWAIAIWSFPLSLLAMIVGWIFTEMGRQPWIVFSLLPTESAVSPNVTGLDVLISLVAFTVIYGILAVVEFKLIIRSIQKGPPEVGEPDPESGRVEPATTVY